The sequence below is a genomic window from Blastococcus sp. Marseille-P5729.
GTGCGGCGTACCGCGATGCGCCGCACCAGCGAGCTCAGCGAGGCCGACCTCGAGGTGCTGGGCTTCTGGGAGTGGCTCGATGCCCTGGAGCACGGGTACGCCGCCCACCACGCCGGGATGATCCCAGCGTTCAAGGAGACCGTCGAAGACCTGTTCGTCCGGGGTCTGTGCAAGGTCGTGTTCGCCACCGAGACGCTCGCCCTCGGCATCAACATGCCGGCACGCAGCGTCGTCCTCGAGCGGCTGGTGAAGTTCAACGGCGAGAACCACGTGCGACTCACGCCGGGCGAGTACACCCAGCTCACCGGCCGCGCCGGACGCCGCGGCATCGACATCGAGGGGCACGCCGTGACCCTCTGGAGCCCCGACATCAGCCCGGCCGAGGTGGCGAACCTCGCCACTACCCGCACCTTCCCCCTGAAGAGCTCGTTCAAGCCGTCGTACAACATGGCGGTGAACCTGGTCGGCCAGCTGGGCCGCGCGGCCAGCAAGCAGCTGCTGGAGCGCTCGTTCGCGCAGTATCAGGCCGACCGCGCGGCGGTGGGCCTGGCCACGCGCCGTGAGCAGGCCCAGCAGGAGGCCCGCAGCAAGCAGGCCGAGGTCACCTGCGAGCGCGGCGACGTGACCGAGTACGCCGATCTGCGACGCCAGATCAGCGACATCGAGCGCAGCAGCACCAAGGCACGCAACGCGGCTCGCCGCGACCAGGTCGCCTCATCCATGAAGCGGTTGCGCCGCGGCGACATCATCGAGATCCCCAGTGGCAAGCACCGGGGAGTGGCCGTCGTCCTCGAGTCCCACGACCAGCCCGCGCCGCACCTGACGGTGCTCACCGGGGACCGCTGGTCGGGCCGCGTCGAGGCGGCGTCCTTCCACGGGCAGATCGAGCCGATCGGCCGCATGAAGGTCAACAAGTCCTTCAACCACCGCTCGGCGCAGGCCCGTCGTGACCTGGGCAGCAACCTGACCCGGCTCGCCCAGGACCTGCCGCGACCCGCACGGGTGCGCCCACCGCTCGTCGATCACGAGGCTCTTGCGACGCTGCGGACCCAGCTGCGCGCCCACCCCGTGCACTCCTGCCCGGACCGCGAGCAGCACGTACGGGACCTGGAGGACGCGCGCGCCGCGTGGCGGGCCAGTGACCGGCTGGCGAGCAAGCTCGATCGCCGTACGGCCTCTCTCGGCCGAACCTTCGACCGCATCTGCCAGCTGCTGACCGACCTGGGCTATCTCGCGGACGACGACACGATGACCGAGGCAGGGCGGTTGCTGTCACGGTTGTGGAGCGAGTCCGACCTGCTCATCGCGCAGTGTCTACGGACCGGCGCCTGGGACGAGCTCACCGCGGCCGACCTGGCTGCCGTCGTCTCCGCGACCCTCTACGAGCCGCGATCGGGCGACTACTTCGACACCGCGACCGTCCCGGTCGGCTCCAAGCGGGTCCGCGCGGCGCTGGCGCGGCTGCATTCGGAGTGGGCGATGATCGAGGACCTCACCTCCCGCATCGACGCTCAGCCGGTGCGGCGCCCGGACCCCGGCTTCGCCCTTGCTGCCTATCGATGGACCAGCGGTGACTCGCTCGCGGTCGTGCTGTCCAACCTCGCCCGCGCGGGTGTGGAGACCGCACCGGGCGACTTCGTGCGGTGGTGCCGGCAGGTCATCGACGTCCTCGAGCAGCTGGCCCGGCTCGATCCGGGCCAGGCCGGCGCCGTCCCGTCGACAGCGGCGCGCGCCGTGGCCGCCATGCGCCGGGGAGTGCTTGCCGATCCGACCCGCCCACCCGGCACCGACATCGATCTGGAGGTTATGGATGAGCTCGACGCCGACGAGGCGGAGCTGCCGGATTTCATGGCCGACGACGAAACCGGGTCGGGAGCGCCTGCGTCCTAACGCCTGGTGGTGCGGTTCTAGGGGGCTATGCCGCACCACCACCTAATCTTTCGGCCACGCCGCTTTTGGCCGCGCCGCACGCGCGGGGTTGGCCCGGACGGGTACTCTTGCGGCAGTGCGGCCCGCGCCGCTGGTGACAACCGATACGAGCAAGGGGAGACGATGACCTATCCGCCGACTGGCGACGGAAGCCAGGGCAACAACCCGTCCCAGAACCCACCGACCGGCGGCACCCCATCGCAGGACCCGTACGGCCAGCAGCCACAGCAGTGGGGGCAGCAGGGCGGCGGTTACGACCAGCAGCAGTACGGTCAACCCCAGCAGCCCTCGTACGGCGATCAGCAGTACGGCCAGCCGGCTCAGGGCGGTGGCTGGGGCGACTCGACCCAGCAGGGCTACGGTCAGGACGCCGGTGCGCAGCCGTCGTACGGCCAGCCGGATGCCGGCTACGGCCAGCAGGGCTACGGGCAGGACGCCGGCTACGGCCAGCAGTATCCCTCGACCGGCGCGCAGCAGACGCCGGTCACCGGCGGCATCCAGACCCCGGACAGCCAGAGCACCCAGGTCTACGGCCAGCCCGGATACGACCAGCAGTACGGCCAGCAGGCCTATGGCCAGGACGCAGGCTACGGCCAGCAGGGCTACAGCCAGGA
It includes:
- a CDS encoding RNA helicase, translated to MDSPAAAFARAARRSRYPHLNEFAAMLSFELDEFQITACQSLEDGHGVLVCAPTGAGKTVVGEFAVHLALARGQGCAYTAPIKALSNQKYADLVRRHGSHNVGLLTGDNSINPHAPILVMTTEVLRNMLYVGSDTVDRLGFVVMDEVHYLADRFRGAVWEEVIIHLPEQVQLASLSATVSNAEEFGAWLHEVRGNTDVVVTEHRPVPLWQHMMLGNRLYDLLAEKGRKRLVNPELERASRQQAQRVGNWSPGRGGPRGRRGSWRPQRRTDVIEKLDRQGLLPAIYFIFSRVGCDAALEQCRASGVRLLDDLEREEVRRTAMRRTSELSEADLEVLGFWEWLDALEHGYAAHHAGMIPAFKETVEDLFVRGLCKVVFATETLALGINMPARSVVLERLVKFNGENHVRLTPGEYTQLTGRAGRRGIDIEGHAVTLWSPDISPAEVANLATTRTFPLKSSFKPSYNMAVNLVGQLGRAASKQLLERSFAQYQADRAAVGLATRREQAQQEARSKQAEVTCERGDVTEYADLRRQISDIERSSTKARNAARRDQVASSMKRLRRGDIIEIPSGKHRGVAVVLESHDQPAPHLTVLTGDRWSGRVEAASFHGQIEPIGRMKVNKSFNHRSAQARRDLGSNLTRLAQDLPRPARVRPPLVDHEALATLRTQLRAHPVHSCPDREQHVRDLEDARAAWRASDRLASKLDRRTASLGRTFDRICQLLTDLGYLADDDTMTEAGRLLSRLWSESDLLIAQCLRTGAWDELTAADLAAVVSATLYEPRSGDYFDTATVPVGSKRVRAALARLHSEWAMIEDLTSRIDAQPVRRPDPGFALAAYRWTSGDSLAVVLSNLARAGVETAPGDFVRWCRQVIDVLEQLARLDPGQAGAVPSTAARAVAAMRRGVLADPTRPPGTDIDLEVMDELDADEAELPDFMADDETGSGAPAS
- a CDS encoding DUF4333 domain-containing protein; protein product: MTYPPTGDGSQGNNPSQNPPTGGTPSQDPYGQQPQQWGQQGGGYDQQQYGQPQQPSYGDQQYGQPAQGGGWGDSTQQGYGQDAGAQPSYGQPDAGYGQQGYGQDAGYGQQYPSTGAQQTPVTGGIQTPDSQSTQVYGQPGYDQQYGQQAYGQDAGYGQQGYSQDAAYGQQYGQQGGFDVQAAQYGAPAYGQTGAQQWGSAPTQKKSNKGLIAGIAAAAVLLLGGLGTWLALGPMSTKVLDKDKLASDVAAQYEQEYDAPLSDVSCNDDLVVEEGKSYTCSAKEDGEDVSIKIEITNEDGAYTWSRE